In a single window of the Cydia strobilella chromosome 13, ilCydStro3.1, whole genome shotgun sequence genome:
- the LOC134746580 gene encoding transcriptional adapter 3-A produces the protein MLGKRMHHNSKGRLASKGHDGKPSSPGIPPYSKPAKMPGSVSVGKTKVETCPIPYIKIQDNVVHLPRYTAIAARSADEPIGMDELDALQLELESLLCNTALRVRYFQSEIESIDTNESKREKKGKAAGKQLQYPVKRKFQDDKLVKTKDYTKLSNQPKMPKFKNYPNPNNTSSGASQNNYSNDLMNSDNSVKLEMSQLALPKNNIPYKFWNSVEPYCAPVTLDDIKFLESLLAQSSNTTLPPIPPLGRHYSEVWADEHLTEDQNASNPNKQKSSGLSPDASMLRKKSDKLNENMITGPLTQRLVSALMEENVLPYEVPDIKVKQTTNAKSNYKNSLTLEKCLRKELVEQGILDPEDLPPLTNPADDEILAEIKKCQTELTAVRKDNCRNLKNLIGLCKQEMIRLNLKKQLDQVDMECIDIYKKMVAAKQKKRPITKKEKEDAWRAINEQIRLNKEINSLPLTGPNTS, from the coding sequence ATGCTGGGAAAGAGGATGCACCACAACAGCAAAGGTAGATTAGCGAGCAAAGGGCACGACGGCAAACCATCTAGCCCGGGCATTCCACCGTACAGCAAGCCAGCGAAAATGCCCGGTTCTGTGTCTGTAGGCAAAACCAAGGTAGAAACGTGCCCGATCCCTTACATTAAAATTCAAGATAATGTTGTCCATTTGCCGCGGTACACGGCTATTGCAGCACGATCTGCAGATGAACCTATTGGCATGGATGAATTAGATGCTTTGCAACTAGAGTTGGAGTCCTTACTCTGTAACACAGCACTCCGGGTGAGATATTTTCAATCAGAAATTGAAAGCATCGACACAAATGAATCAAAACGGGAAAAAAAGGGTAAAGCTGCTGGCAAACAACTACAGTACCCTGTCAAGAGGAAATTCCAAGATGATAAGCTTGTTAAGACGAAAGACTACACTAAGTTGTCGAACCAGCCCAAAATGCCCAAATTCAAGAATTATCCTAATCCTAATAATACATCATCTGGAGCATCACAAAACAATTACTCAAATGATCTGATGAACTCTGATAACTCCGTAAAACTGGAAATGTCCCAGTTAGCGCTACCTAAAAACAATATTCCGTATAAGTTTTGGAATTCAGTAGAACCATATTGTGCACCTGTAACATTGGACGACATCAAGTTTCTTGAGTCTCTGCTGGCTCAAAGCAGTAATACAACTCTACCTCCCATCCCCCCTCTCGGCAGACATTATTCAGAGGTATGGGCTGATGAACATTTGACTGAAGACCAAAATGCATCTAACCCGAACAAACAAAAATCGTCTGGGCTATCACCAGATGCCTCTATGTTGCGCAAAAAGTCTGACAAGTTGAATGAAAATATGATCACTGGACCTTTGACACAGCGGCTAGTGTCAGCCCTAATGGAGGAAAATGTACTGCCATATGAAGTACCAGACATCAAAGTGAAGCAGACAACCAATGCCAAGAGCAACTACAAAAACTCCCTGACATTAGAGAAATGTCTAAGAAAAGAGCTTGTAGAGCAAGGCATTTTGGATCCTGAAGACTTGCCTCCCTTGACCAATCCTGCTGATGATGAAATACTTGCCGAGATAAAAAAATGCCAGACTGAACTGACGGCTGTGAGAAAAGATAACTGTCGTAATTTAAAGAACCTTATAGGCCTTTGCAAGCAAGAGATGATCCGTCTGAACCTAAAGAAACAATTAGACCAAGTGGACATGGAATGTATTGATATTTATAAGAAGATGGTTGCAGCCAAACAAAAGAAACGGCCAATCACAAAGAAAGAGAAAGAAGATGCATGGCGCGCGATAAATGAACAGATTAGGCTTAATAAGGAAATTAATTCTTTGCCCCTTACAGGCCCCAATACCAGCTAA